The DNA window TGGATTAACGAGGGTTATCGCAACTACTCCAAACTCCCCCAACCTTTCAGCGTTAATAACATAGATGAAACCATCCGTCGTATTTCCTGCAGTTGCAAAATTTTTCGCAATGGCTGCGGAGGTTGATGTGGAAATAGCTCGTGGACTATAAGGCTTGGTATCCATTTGCTGCGCTCTTACAGTATTTTCAAAACATGGGCCGTACTTAAAGTTATCGCCATAAGTAATTCGACCATCATGTTTAGCGACCACCATGCTGTTTGTTCCCTTGGCTACAAGTCTCCCATCATTTTCATGGTCCAGTTCTTTACTAACACCGCGATAAAGTAGTTTACTCATGAATAACCCTTGCAAGGAATGAATTCAAATAATCCAACCTCGCTCGTGATAAACGTATACCGTGGATGAGGTTAGAATAGAAATGGGGATTGCCTCAAGGTTTAATGATAACCCACCCTTCCGAGCCTCTAATTACCAATTCACCATTGGCTGAAGGTACAAATCCAATGAAGTCATAGAACTGCGACTTTTCTAGCTTCTTTTCTTTTAAAGTGTTTAAGCATTGAACAACAATTACGCCTTTAGAAACCAGGTCTCTTAGGACTGCCTCATAGCCACTTGATTTCATCATAACCTCAGACCCTCCTGAATAGGCAACCAACTCGACCTGCACTTTTCCTTTTAACCGAGGATCCTCAAGTAGATTGTTGACGTTACGAAAAGCCTTTTTGATTATCTCAGGATTATTACTATCCAACTGATAGATTGCACGATAGGTTTCCTTACTTGCTTCAGCTCCCACATACAATCGGTTATGCTCAAATGGATCTTCGGCGGCAATCGAAGACTGAGCAAAAAGCAGCGCAAATATTGAAATCAAAATATTCTTTTTCATGAGTTTCCTTTATCGATTTGTTTCTTTGAAGACAAACTTAGCGAGAATTTCGTTCAAGAACAGTCTGCATGCAACTCTTTGCGCATGATTAAAACCATCCGGTAATTAACCTTGCCGGCTCTCAACTTTGCTAGAGCCTCATTGGCCAGGTACATGGGAGTGGTCTCTACTTTAGGTATCACCTCGAATAAAACGCTGAAATCTAACGCTCGCTCAGTTTCATACGGTGTGCCGGTGAAAGACCCCTCGACACATCTCTCCCCACCAACGAGGCCTCCGGGTGATATTTCTAATGTGGCTTTTCCTGCTCCCAGTAGAATTACTTTCCCCTGAGGGGATAATGTACTTAGAAATG is part of the Merismopedia glauca CCAP 1448/3 genome and encodes:
- a CDS encoding DsrE family protein; translated protein: MKKNILISIFALLFAQSSIAAEDPFEHNRLYVGAEASKETYRAIYQLDSNNPEIIKKAFRNVNNLLEDPRLKGKVQVELVAYSGGSEVMMKSSGYEAVLRDLVSKGVIVVQCLNTLKEKKLEKSQFYDFIGFVPSANGELVIRGSEGWVIIKP